In one Lycium barbarum isolate Lr01 chromosome 7, ASM1917538v2, whole genome shotgun sequence genomic region, the following are encoded:
- the LOC132604524 gene encoding eukaryotic translation initiation factor 2 subunit gamma-like, with amino-acid sequence MSRKGLMEQDLSKLDVTKLHPLSPEVISRQATINIGTIGHVAHGKSTVVKAISGVQTVRFKNELERNITIKLGYANAKIYKCEEDRCPRPMCYKAYGSGKEDSPMCDVPGFENCKMKLLRHVSFVDCPGHDILMATMLNGAAIMDGALLLIAANESCPQPQTSEHLAAVEIMRLQHIIILQNKVDLVQENVAINQHEAIQKFIQGTVADGAPVVPISAQLKYNIDVVAEYIVKKIPIPERNFISPPNMIVIRSFDVNKPGFEVDDIRGGVAGGSILKGVLKVNQLIEVRPGITVKDESGNIKCTPIYSRIVSLFAEQNELQFAVPGGLIGVGTTMDPTLTRADRLVGQVLGEVGSLPEVFVELEVNFFLLRRLLGVRTKDTERQGKVSKLAKGEILMLNIGSMSTGARVVAVKNVFAKLQLTSPVCTSKGEKIALSRRIEKHWRLIGWGQIQAGITLDVPPCPI; translated from the exons ATGTCTCGAAAAGGATTGATGGAGCAGGACCTGAGTAAGTTGGATGTAACAAAGCTGCATCCTCTTTCACCAGAGGTTATTTCTCGTCAGGCTACTATAAATATTG GTACCATTGGCCATGTGGCTCATGGAAAGTCAACAGTTGTAAAAGCTATATCTGGAGTGCAG ACCGTTCGTTTTAAAAATGAGCTAGAAAGAAACATCACAATTAAGCTTGGATATGCTAATGCTAAGATATATAAATGTGAAGAGGATCGCTGCCCTAGACCCATGTGCTACAA GGCATATGGAAGTGGAAAAGAAGACAGTCCCATGTGTGATGTCCCTGGTTTTGAGAACTGTAAGATGAAATTGCTGAGACATGTATCTTTCGTTGATTGCCCC GGTCATGATATTCTCATGGCTACAATGCTTAATGGAGCTGCAATTATGGATGGAGCACTACTTCTTATTGCTGCTAATGAGAGCTGTCCCCAACCTCAAACTTCTGAACATTTAGCTGCTGTTGAAATTATGCGCCTCCAACACATAATAATTCTCCAAAATAAGGTTGATTTAGTTCAGGAAAATGTTGCCATTAACCAGCATGAGGCAATTCAGAAATTTATTCAG GGAACTGTGGCTGATGGTGCCCCAGTAGTACCAATCTCTGCACAATTGAAGTACAACATCGATGTTGTTGCTGAATATATTGTGAAGAAAATTCCCATTCCTGAGAGGAATTTCATTTCACCACCAAATATGATAGTCATCCGATCATTTGATGTTAATAAACCTGGTTTTGAAGTTGATGATATCAGAGGTGGTGTCGCTGGTGGCAGTATACTGAAG GGAGTCCTGAAGGTAAATCAACTCATTGAGGTTCGTCCTGGTATTACTGTCAAGGATGAGAGTGGCAACATTAAGTGTACCCCAATATATTCaagaatagtgtcattgtttGCTGAGCAAAATGAGCTACAATTTGCTGTGCCCGGAGGCCTCATTGGAGTTGGAACAACTATGGATCCAACACTGACTCGTGCTGATCGATTGGTGGGACAGGTTCTTGGGGAGGTTGGGTCACTTCCTGAAGTGTTTGTGGAACTGGAG GTAAATTTCTTCTTGCTCCGCCGTCTTCTGGGAGTGAGGACAAAGGACACGGAAAGACAGGGTAAAGTCTCAAAGTTGGCCAAGGGAGAAATCCTCATGTTAAACATAGGATCTATGTCAACCGGGGCTCGTGTTGTCGCTGTTAAGAATGTCTTTGCAAAACTGCAACTGACATCACCTGTGTGTACCAGCAAAGGTGAGAAAATTGCTCTTAGCCGGAGAATCGAGAAGCACTGGCGTCTCATCGGTTGGGGTCAAATTCAAGCTGGAATTACTCTTGATGTTCCACCTTGCCCCATCTGA
- the LOC132604525 gene encoding UDP-glucuronic acid decarboxylase 4-like gives MGSDDEVLEKNYVKKQSMKRVSLRNSIQYVLEKQRFVCLLIGIAMSVVIFSVVSVSSPILSSNFETINIQDTNTIVSNPIPRRIAYELVDEADHINAGGKVPLGLKNKNKRILVTGGAGFVGSHLVDRLIARGDSVIVVDNFFTGKKENLLHHFKNPRFELIRHDVVEPILLEVDQIYHLACPASPVHYKYNPVKTIKTNVMGTLNMLGLAKRVGARFLLTSTSEVYGDPLQHPQAETYWGNVNPIGVRSCYDEGKRTAETLAMDYHRGLNIEVRIARIFNTYGPRMCIDDGRVVSNFVAQALRKEPMTVYGDGKQTRSFQYVSDLVEGLMRLMEGDHVGPFNLGNPGEFTMLELAKVVQETIDPNAKIEFRPNTEDDPHKRKPDITKAKQLLGWEPAVSLRQGLPMMVDDFRQRIFGDEKQDSSSLLTI, from the exons atGGGATCTGATGATGAGGTTCTTGAGAAAAATTACGTTAAAAAACAAAGCATGAAGAGAGTTTCATTGAGAAATTCAATTCAATATGTGCTTGAAAAACAGAGATTTGTATGTCTTTTGATTGGAATTGCTATGTCAGTTGTTATTTTCTCCGTGGTTTCTGTTTCTTCTCCAATATTAAGTTCCAATTTTGAGACGATTAATATTCAAGACACAAATACAATTGTGTCCAATCCGATTCCTCGAAGAATTGCGTACGAGTTGGTTGATGAAGCCGACCACATTAATGCAG GTGGAAAGGTTCCATTGggattgaagaacaagaataagaGAATATTAGTAACAGGAGGAGCTGGATTTGTTGGGAGTCATTTAGTGGATCGATTAATAGCAAGAGGAGAtagtgttattgttgttgataattttttTACAGGTAAAAAAGAGAATTTGCTGCACCATTTCAAGAACCCAAGGTTTGAACTCATTCGACACGACGTTGTTGAGCCAATTTTGTTAGAAGTTGATCAGATTTATCATTTGGCCTGCCCTGCTTCTCCTGTTCATTACAAGTATAATCCAGTCAAAACCATC AAAACAAATGTAATGGGAACATTGAACATGTTGGGGCTAGCAAAAAGAGTGGGAGCTAGATTTCTTCTTACTAGCACTAGTGAAGTGTATGGTGATCCATTGCAGCATCCTCAGGCTGAGACTTATTGGGGCAATGTTAACCCCATTG GTGTTCGCAGTTGTTACGATGAAGGAAAACGTACAGCTGAAACTTTGGCCATGGACTACCATAGAGGACTTAACATTGAG GTTAGAATTGCTAGGATTTTCAACACATATGGACCACGTATGTGCATAGATGATGGTCGTGTTGTTAGCAATTTCGTTGCACAG GCCCTGAGAAAGGAGCCAATGACAGTTTATGGAGATGGAAAACAAACCAGGAGCTTTCAGTATGTCTCTGATTTG GTAGAAGGTTTGATGAGGTTGATGGAAGGAGATCATGTGGGTCCTTTCAATCTTGGGAACCCTGGTGAATTCACAATGCTTGAACTAGCTAAG GTTGTGCAAGAAACAATTGATCCAAATGCAAAGATAGAATTTAGGCCCAACACAGAAGATGATCCCCACAAGAGGAAGCCAGACATCACAAAAGCAAAACAACTTCTAGGATGGGAGCCAGCAGTTTCCCTCCGGCAAGGACTTCCGATGATGGTTGATGACTTCCGGCAGCGCATTTTCGGTGATGAAAAGCAAGATTCCAGCAGCCTATTGACCATATAA